Proteins from a single region of Mesorhizobium sp. B1-1-8:
- a CDS encoding response regulator transcription factor, with protein sequence MKEVVYIVDDDASVREGLGDLLRSVGLGVQTFTSSQEFLDSKRADVPGCLILDVRLPGRSGLEFQSMLQNLCIQLPVIFISAHGDVPISVRAMKSGAIEFLTKPLREQELLDAVHAGIDQDRARRHEADLIAELGARYESLTPREREIMKLVIAGSVNKQIAAQAGLSEVTVKVHRGHVMQKMRAKSLVDLVRMADRLGVTVKPAGTK encoded by the coding sequence ATGAAAGAGGTCGTCTATATCGTCGACGATGACGCATCGGTCCGCGAGGGCCTCGGCGATCTCTTGCGCTCGGTCGGGCTTGGAGTGCAAACTTTCACATCCAGCCAGGAGTTCTTAGACAGCAAGCGCGCCGATGTTCCAGGCTGCCTTATCCTCGATGTCAGGCTGCCGGGTCGGAGCGGTCTCGAATTCCAGAGCATGCTGCAGAATTTGTGCATTCAGCTTCCCGTCATATTCATCAGCGCCCATGGCGACGTTCCGATCTCCGTGCGCGCAATGAAGTCAGGCGCCATCGAATTCCTGACCAAGCCGCTGCGCGAGCAGGAGCTGCTTGACGCGGTTCACGCTGGGATCGACCAGGACCGCGCTCGGCGGCACGAGGCCGACCTCATCGCCGAGCTTGGGGCGCGCTATGAGTCCTTGACGCCGCGCGAGCGCGAAATCATGAAGCTGGTGATCGCTGGCAGCGTCAACAAGCAGATCGCTGCTCAAGCCGGCCTCAGCGAGGTCACAGTCAAGGTCCATCGCGGGCACGTCATGCAGAAGATGCGGGCGAAATCTCTCGTGGATTTGGTCCGAATGGCGGATAGGCTGGGCGTAACAGTTAAGCCCGCTGGCACGAAGTAA
- a CDS encoding patatin-like phospholipase family protein translates to MLRIILLGLCAIQLTGCIAAYPRDGVPTEHMAAANVSGYPSNIRVWGDSDESFPPDRLISFRDERIKAARADPLIKLRELDALTISGGGSSGAFGAGILAGWTKAGTRPRFDIVTGISTGALIAPFAFLGPSYDDRLKRAFTTIKDANIYTEHSFLGVLSSASFTSNAPLARMLDEEVTEDMLDQIAKESGKGRRLFIGTTNLDADRPVIWDMGAIAASHRPDRMKLFKQVILASTAIPGIFPPVELKVTAEGKSYHEMHVDGGTSNQVFLMPTGLSLRELDHAFHARVKARIYIIRNGRTTPEPSMVKAALPDIAEKAVSSLIKTQGIGDLYRLYAISKRDGIAYNFIDVPVDFTDEPKTPFENRYMRALFEKGYEMGRNGVPWKNVPPGFSR, encoded by the coding sequence ATGCTGAGGATCATCCTACTTGGCCTGTGCGCAATTCAGCTTACCGGCTGCATCGCCGCCTACCCACGCGATGGCGTGCCCACAGAACACATGGCTGCAGCCAATGTCAGTGGCTATCCCAGCAACATACGCGTCTGGGGGGATTCTGACGAAAGTTTCCCGCCCGATCGTCTCATCTCATTCCGCGACGAGAGAATTAAGGCGGCAAGGGCCGACCCTTTGATCAAGCTGCGAGAACTTGATGCGCTTACCATTTCAGGCGGTGGCAGCAGCGGTGCCTTCGGCGCGGGAATTCTCGCCGGCTGGACCAAGGCCGGGACCAGGCCCAGGTTCGACATCGTCACCGGCATCAGCACCGGAGCCTTGATTGCGCCTTTCGCGTTCCTTGGCCCGTCTTATGACGATCGATTGAAGCGGGCCTTCACGACAATCAAGGATGCCAACATTTACACGGAGCACAGCTTCCTCGGCGTTCTGTCGAGCGCCTCCTTCACAAGCAACGCCCCCCTTGCCAGGATGCTGGACGAAGAAGTCACCGAAGACATGCTGGATCAGATCGCCAAAGAATCCGGCAAGGGACGGCGGCTGTTCATCGGAACCACCAACCTCGACGCCGATCGGCCGGTGATTTGGGACATGGGCGCGATTGCGGCTAGCCATCGGCCGGATCGGATGAAGCTCTTCAAGCAGGTCATCCTGGCCTCCACCGCCATTCCCGGAATTTTCCCTCCGGTCGAGTTGAAGGTGACCGCCGAAGGCAAGTCTTATCACGAAATGCACGTCGACGGAGGCACCAGCAACCAGGTCTTTCTTATGCCCACCGGTTTGAGCCTGCGCGAGCTCGATCATGCGTTCCATGCGCGGGTCAAGGCCCGCATCTATATTATCCGCAACGGCAGGACGACGCCGGAACCATCTATGGTGAAGGCCGCACTGCCAGATATCGCAGAAAAGGCAGTCTCCTCCCTTATTAAGACGCAAGGGATCGGCGACCTATACAGGCTTTACGCCATCTCCAAGCGCGACGGCATCGCCTATAACTTCATTGACGTTCCGGTCGACTTCACTGATGAGCCAAAAACTCCGTTCGAGAACAGGTACATGCGGGCGCTGTTCGAAAAAGGCTACGAGATGGGCCGCAACGGCGTGCCTTGGAAAAACGTGCCACCCGGATTTTCGAGGTGA
- a CDS encoding efflux RND transporter periplasmic adaptor subunit — protein MRLSSRHFLLAGIAGLCLAGCSQKDAEAPAAPRTARVVVVTPHKFMLVAQGAGRIQSRYVSQVGFEVGGRLVSRDVDTGATVKKGQKLAELSAVDYQNKVTATAADLDAAKAALAQAAAQEDRFRVLLGKGFATHSQYDDALKSLLSAQAQVQATEANLRIARNQLAYTELNAPDDGIVTATGADPGQVVAAGQVVVEISRNDEREAVFAVASEDIIKAKLGMSVSVALQASPEIAVTGTIREISPEADTTTGTYKVKVALPAPPPQMRLGAIVVGRVESDGGQMVATLPPSALLQSGDQPQVWVVGNDDKVERRRVQLLEFDANSVTVSHGLAAGDKVVVAGVNSLADGEVVKPATEVE, from the coding sequence ATGCGCCTGTCGTCGCGTCATTTCCTTTTGGCTGGTATCGCCGGCCTTTGTCTTGCTGGTTGTTCACAAAAGGACGCCGAGGCGCCGGCAGCGCCACGAACGGCACGCGTGGTGGTGGTAACGCCCCACAAGTTCATGCTGGTAGCGCAAGGCGCCGGCCGTATCCAATCACGCTATGTCAGCCAGGTTGGCTTCGAGGTCGGCGGCCGGCTCGTCTCACGCGACGTCGACACCGGCGCAACAGTCAAAAAAGGCCAGAAGCTCGCCGAACTCAGCGCGGTAGACTACCAGAACAAGGTGACCGCCACCGCCGCGGACCTCGATGCAGCCAAGGCCGCACTTGCCCAGGCCGCTGCCCAGGAAGACAGATTTCGGGTTCTCCTCGGCAAAGGCTTCGCCACACATTCGCAATACGACGACGCGCTGAAGTCACTGCTGAGCGCACAAGCGCAGGTCCAGGCAACTGAGGCCAATCTGCGGATCGCACGGAACCAGCTTGCCTATACGGAGCTCAATGCGCCCGACGATGGCATCGTGACGGCGACCGGCGCGGATCCCGGTCAGGTGGTAGCCGCGGGCCAGGTGGTGGTGGAGATTTCGCGCAATGACGAGCGCGAGGCCGTCTTCGCCGTGGCCAGCGAGGACATTATCAAGGCAAAGCTCGGCATGTCAGTGAGCGTTGCGCTCCAGGCCAGCCCGGAAATCGCGGTAACCGGCACGATCCGCGAGATTTCTCCCGAAGCCGACACTACCACCGGGACCTATAAGGTGAAGGTTGCGCTACCTGCCCCGCCACCGCAAATGCGGCTGGGAGCAATCGTCGTTGGTCGCGTCGAAAGTGACGGGGGGCAGATGGTCGCGACACTTCCGCCGAGCGCCCTGCTGCAGTCCGGAGACCAGCCCCAGGTTTGGGTGGTTGGCAACGATGACAAGGTAGAACGGCGCAGGGTGCAACTGCTCGAGTTCGATGCAAATTCGGTCACCGTGAGCCACGGGCTGGCTGCAGGCGATAAAGTGGTGGTTGCCGGCGTCAACTCGCTTGCTGACGGCGAAGTGGTCAAGCCCGCTACGGAGGTCGAGTGA
- a CDS encoding ParB/RepB/Spo0J family partition protein: MAKAVHKITLSCSRDIPFNKLVLSQSNVRRIKAGISIEDLAASIARRGLIQSLSVFPVVDGQGKETGIFEVPAGGRRFRALELLVKQKRLAKVTPVPCIVRERAGPILAEEVSLAENIERVALHPLDQFRAFQDMRDKGMGEEEIAAAFFVSAQVVKQRLRLASVAPSLLDVYAEDGITLEQVMAFTVSDDHARQEQVWNAIKDARSREPYQIRRMLTETTVRACDKRAVFVGIKAYQAAGGAIMRDLFQSDDGGWLQDAALLDRLVAEKLNTAAQEVAAEGWKWIEVAVSFPYDARRDLRALQGEPLDLTVEDEQAIAALKGEKEKVEAEYDGADELPDEIDQRLGEIETALEAFETRPMQFGAQDIARAGVFISIAHDGRLDVDRGYVRPEDEAPRETETLAGADADLPSSDPDSAAAQRAVITTGGQPLQPEEDEDDAMKPLPDRLLTELTAHRTLALRDALANNPHVAMTALLHKLVSDFFHQRAFTGALEVSVRQVFFPVQDEDLKDSASARAVKERHQAWQGDTPCDDEALWHWLAALDEASRMALLAHCVSYGVNALYEKPSPYGVGVSQQGLAMRLSQADRLARATGLDMSVAGWRATVGNYLGRVTKSRILQAVREGVGEEAAQLIDHLKKADMAREAERLLAEAGWLPEPLRLVGDAAAGAPGDIKVADAQASASLPPLPEGDGEGESPADAEEEGRGLAAAQ, encoded by the coding sequence ATGGCTAAAGCAGTTCACAAGATCACCCTGTCGTGCTCGCGCGACATCCCCTTCAACAAGCTGGTGCTGAGCCAGTCGAACGTCCGCCGCATCAAAGCGGGCATCTCCATAGAGGATCTGGCGGCCTCGATCGCCCGGCGTGGCCTCATTCAGAGCCTGAGCGTCTTTCCTGTCGTCGATGGCCAGGGCAAGGAAACCGGCATCTTCGAGGTGCCTGCGGGGGGCCGTCGCTTCCGCGCGCTCGAATTGCTGGTCAAGCAGAAGAGGCTCGCCAAGGTAACTCCGGTCCCTTGCATAGTGCGTGAGCGCGCCGGCCCCATCCTTGCCGAGGAGGTCTCGCTCGCCGAGAACATCGAGCGCGTGGCGCTGCATCCGCTCGACCAGTTCCGGGCCTTCCAGGACATGCGCGACAAGGGCATGGGCGAGGAGGAAATCGCGGCTGCGTTCTTCGTTTCGGCGCAGGTCGTAAAGCAGCGACTTCGCCTCGCTTCCGTCGCGCCGTCGCTGCTCGATGTCTATGCCGAGGACGGCATAACGCTGGAGCAGGTCATGGCCTTCACCGTCTCGGACGATCACGCACGCCAGGAGCAGGTCTGGAACGCCATCAAGGACGCCCGGTCCAGGGAGCCCTACCAGATCCGGCGCATGCTGACCGAGACGACGGTGCGCGCCTGCGACAAGCGCGCTGTCTTCGTCGGCATCAAGGCCTACCAGGCAGCCGGTGGCGCAATCATGCGCGACCTGTTCCAGTCCGACGATGGCGGCTGGCTGCAGGACGCCGCCTTGCTCGACCGGCTGGTCGCAGAGAAGCTGAACACTGCCGCGCAAGAGGTCGCTGCGGAAGGCTGGAAGTGGATCGAGGTGGCGGTCAGCTTTCCGTATGACGCCAGGCGCGATCTGCGTGCCTTGCAGGGCGAGCCGCTCGACCTGACGGTGGAGGATGAGCAGGCGATCGCGGCGCTCAAAGGCGAGAAGGAAAAGGTCGAGGCCGAATATGATGGGGCCGACGAGCTGCCGGACGAAATCGACCAGCGGCTCGGCGAGATCGAAACCGCGCTCGAAGCCTTCGAAACCCGCCCGATGCAGTTTGGCGCCCAGGACATCGCGCGTGCCGGTGTGTTCATCAGCATCGCCCATGATGGCAGGCTCGATGTCGATCGCGGCTATGTCAGGCCCGAGGACGAAGCGCCTCGCGAGACCGAAACCCTGGCAGGCGCGGATGCCGACCTTCCGTCGAGCGATCCCGACAGCGCGGCGGCACAGCGCGCCGTCATCACGACCGGCGGTCAGCCCCTCCAGCCGGAGGAGGACGAGGACGATGCGATGAAGCCGCTGCCCGATCGCCTGCTCACCGAACTGACGGCCCATCGCACGCTGGCGCTGCGCGATGCACTGGCCAACAACCCGCACGTGGCCATGACGGCGCTGCTGCACAAGCTCGTGTCCGATTTCTTCCATCAGCGCGCGTTCACCGGCGCGCTGGAGGTCTCAGTCCGCCAGGTCTTCTTCCCTGTCCAGGACGAAGACCTCAAGGACAGTGCATCGGCCCGCGCCGTGAAAGAGCGCCACCAGGCATGGCAGGGCGACACGCCTTGCGATGACGAGGCGCTATGGCACTGGCTGGCAGCTCTCGACGAAGCGAGCCGCATGGCGCTGCTTGCCCATTGCGTAAGTTACGGGGTGAACGCCCTCTACGAGAAGCCCAGCCCTTACGGCGTCGGGGTGTCCCAGCAAGGCCTCGCCATGCGGCTCAGCCAGGCCGACCGGCTCGCGCGCGCCACCGGGCTCGACATGAGCGTCGCCGGCTGGCGAGCGACCGTCGGCAACTACCTCGGCCGCGTCACCAAGTCTCGCATCCTTCAGGCGGTGCGCGAGGGCGTCGGCGAAGAGGCCGCCCAGCTCATAGACCACCTCAAGAAGGCCGACATGGCCAGGGAGGCCGAGCGCCTGCTGGCCGAAGCCGGCTGGCTGCCCGAGCCCCTGCGCCTCGTCGGCGACGCCGCAGCCGGCGCGCCCGGCGACATCAAAGTCGCTGACGCGCAGGCGAGCGCTTCTCTGCCGCCCCTCCCCGAAGGCGATGGCGAGGGCGAAAGCCCCGCCGATGCCGAAGAGGAAGGACGTGGCCTGGCCGCGGCGCAATGA
- a CDS encoding SDR family NAD(P)-dependent oxidoreductase yields the protein MRFADKNVLVTGGNSGIGRAIVHRFVRDGARVAFAGRDVDKGRAVEAEAAAMGGQAHFFRCNLESEDEVADLVEQIASWGRLTVAINNAGLGSRRAGVLPSDKPGLRWDKLRGPNLDSTYFVSSYALPLLRDSGGGAIVNISSTATLHGNWGLYCVAKAAVEALTRSLAVEGAPHGIRANCVSPGWVETEADATKPASGAGEWKEPPSVFNRMGLPSEIAAAVAFLASDDASFVTGQTLIVDGGLSILDYPSLPLLEERGSTLFSGTLEDRGN from the coding sequence ATGCGGTTTGCAGACAAGAATGTTCTCGTGACCGGCGGCAATTCGGGTATTGGACGTGCCATCGTTCACAGGTTTGTGCGAGACGGAGCCAGAGTGGCCTTCGCCGGCCGCGACGTCGACAAAGGGCGGGCGGTTGAAGCGGAGGCTGCGGCAATGGGCGGGCAGGCGCATTTCTTCCGATGTAATCTCGAAAGTGAAGATGAAGTCGCCGATCTTGTTGAACAAATCGCAAGTTGGGGCCGGTTGACTGTCGCGATCAACAATGCCGGCCTTGGCTCCCGCCGCGCCGGCGTTCTGCCTTCGGACAAACCGGGTCTCAGATGGGACAAGCTGAGGGGACCCAATCTGGATTCGACCTATTTCGTCTCCTCCTACGCCTTGCCGCTGCTTCGCGATTCCGGCGGAGGTGCTATCGTCAACATCTCATCGACCGCCACGCTGCATGGCAACTGGGGACTGTATTGCGTGGCGAAAGCAGCGGTGGAAGCACTGACCAGATCCCTGGCGGTCGAAGGAGCACCGCATGGCATAAGAGCCAACTGCGTCAGTCCAGGCTGGGTGGAGACTGAGGCGGACGCGACCAAGCCTGCTTCAGGCGCAGGCGAGTGGAAGGAACCTCCCAGCGTTTTCAATCGGATGGGCTTGCCCAGCGAGATAGCGGCGGCCGTGGCATTTCTGGCGAGTGACGACGCTTCATTTGTCACCGGGCAAACGCTTATTGTGGATGGCGGCTTGAGCATACTGGATTATCCGTCGCTGCCACTTCTGGAAGAACGCGGTTCGACCCTTTTCTCCGGCACGCTCGAGGATCGAGGCAATTAG
- a CDS encoding efflux RND transporter permease subunit → MASFNLSEWAVHNRSIVVFLMLVCVVAGITSYERLGRQEDPDFTVQTMVVQANWPGATAADTLQQVTDRIEKKLEETPNLDYLKSYTKPGQATIFVNLKESTQKRDLAGIWYQVRKKVDDIRQTLPQGVVGPFFNDEFGDVFGTIYGITYDGFSPRQARDFAETARAAFLRVPDVGKVDIYGDRDEKVYLNFSPQKLANLKLNLDDVLTAIARQNAVVPSGIINTSSENMLVDMTGSLLAPDDIAKLNLSVDGRFYKLSDIAEVQRGYSDPPSKMFRVNGKPAIGIGINMRDGGNNLEFGKGLHAAAERLKQRFPVGIELNLVSDQPEVVREAIGEFTKALLEAVAIVLVVSFLSLGLRAGLVVALSIPLVLAIVFAFMEFAGISLQRISLGALIIALGLLVDDAMITIEMMISKIEEGMPKIKAATFAYTSTAFPMLTGTLITLLGFLPIGFADNNTGQYCFSLFAVIGVALIASWFVAVIFAPVLGLTLLPAHMKAHGVAEPGRFMRLFGRLLASTVRHRFLTIAASLIAFGASLYGMGFVQQQFFPSSNRPELLVTMMLPKNASIAATEAQTERLEKALAGDADIEHFSSYVGGGAIRFYLPLDVQLDNDFMAETVVVAKDLQARDRVQTKLQTLFADNFPDVTVRISRLELGPPVGWPVQYRVSAPTPDDSRKYGEQVAEILRASGLVQTVNFDWGEKNKALRIVVNQDRVRQAGLSSEQLSQALNRVLNGSTVTQLRDSIYLVDVVARAQNDERSSIEALRHLQITTPTGASVPLRELADFKYELDEGYVWRRGRLPTITVQAQPLPGLQPAFVHQRIAGALEALSKSMPAETSLEIGGTVEKSALSNAALLAQFPLMVTLMLTVLMVQLGSFRQLAMVISVAPLGLIGVAIALLTTSTPMGFIATLGIIALAGMIIRNSVILVHQIEHERAQGVEPWNAVIDATVHRFRPIMLTAAAAILGMIPIMHDVFWGPMAYAVVGGLAVATMLTLVFLPALYVAVNGIQEKDEPSTIVEPHASSIPVLALVD, encoded by the coding sequence ATGGCAAGCTTCAACCTTTCCGAATGGGCCGTTCACAACCGGTCGATCGTCGTCTTTCTCATGCTCGTCTGCGTCGTCGCCGGGATCACCTCTTACGAGCGGCTCGGCCGCCAAGAAGACCCGGATTTCACGGTTCAGACCATGGTCGTCCAGGCAAACTGGCCGGGGGCAACCGCCGCAGATACGCTGCAGCAGGTTACGGACCGGATCGAGAAGAAGCTCGAGGAAACCCCGAACCTCGACTACCTCAAGAGCTACACCAAGCCAGGCCAGGCGACGATTTTCGTCAACCTGAAGGAATCCACTCAGAAGCGCGACCTGGCCGGCATCTGGTACCAGGTCCGCAAGAAGGTTGACGATATAAGGCAGACCCTGCCGCAAGGCGTGGTCGGGCCGTTCTTCAACGACGAGTTTGGCGACGTCTTCGGCACCATCTACGGCATAACCTATGACGGTTTCAGCCCGCGTCAGGCGCGCGACTTCGCCGAGACCGCGCGGGCCGCATTCCTGCGTGTTCCCGATGTAGGCAAGGTCGACATTTACGGCGACCGGGACGAGAAGGTCTATCTGAATTTCTCACCGCAGAAGCTCGCCAATCTGAAGCTCAACCTCGATGACGTGCTGACGGCGATCGCCCGCCAGAATGCCGTTGTGCCTTCCGGCATCATCAACACGTCCAGCGAAAACATGCTGGTCGACATGACTGGCTCGCTGTTGGCACCTGATGACATAGCCAAGCTCAATTTGTCCGTGGACGGGCGTTTCTACAAGCTCTCGGACATCGCCGAGGTGCAGCGCGGTTATAGCGATCCGCCGAGCAAGATGTTTCGCGTCAACGGCAAGCCGGCCATTGGCATCGGCATCAACATGCGCGATGGCGGCAACAACCTCGAGTTCGGCAAGGGATTGCACGCAGCGGCGGAGCGACTGAAGCAGCGTTTCCCGGTCGGCATCGAGCTCAATCTGGTATCGGACCAGCCCGAGGTCGTGCGCGAGGCAATCGGCGAATTCACCAAGGCTCTCCTCGAAGCGGTTGCAATTGTGCTTGTCGTGAGCTTCCTCAGCCTCGGGCTGCGCGCCGGCCTGGTGGTCGCGCTGTCCATCCCGCTTGTCCTCGCTATCGTCTTCGCATTCATGGAGTTCGCGGGAATCAGCCTGCAGCGCATTTCGCTTGGTGCGCTGATCATCGCGCTCGGCCTTCTGGTCGATGACGCTATGATCACGATCGAGATGATGATCTCCAAGATCGAAGAAGGCATGCCGAAGATCAAGGCAGCAACCTTTGCCTACACGTCCACCGCCTTTCCAATGCTGACGGGAACTTTGATCACGCTACTCGGCTTCCTGCCGATCGGGTTTGCGGACAACAATACCGGGCAATACTGCTTCTCGCTGTTTGCCGTCATAGGCGTCGCGCTCATCGCCTCATGGTTTGTGGCCGTCATCTTCGCTCCGGTGCTCGGGCTGACCCTCTTGCCTGCACACATGAAAGCGCATGGCGTGGCCGAGCCCGGACGATTCATGCGACTGTTCGGGCGCCTCCTGGCTTCCACCGTGCGGCACCGCTTTCTCACCATCGCCGCATCCCTCATCGCGTTTGGCGCCTCGCTTTACGGCATGGGCTTCGTCCAGCAGCAGTTCTTCCCGTCTTCCAACCGGCCTGAGCTGCTGGTGACGATGATGCTGCCCAAGAATGCCTCGATCGCCGCTACTGAAGCGCAGACGGAACGACTGGAGAAGGCGCTTGCTGGCGACGCCGATATCGAACACTTCTCATCCTATGTCGGCGGCGGTGCCATCCGATTCTACCTGCCTCTGGATGTGCAGCTCGACAACGACTTCATGGCCGAGACAGTGGTCGTCGCCAAGGACCTTCAGGCGCGCGATCGCGTGCAGACCAAACTGCAGACGTTGTTCGCCGACAATTTTCCGGACGTGACAGTACGCATTTCGCGCTTGGAACTGGGGCCGCCGGTCGGCTGGCCCGTGCAGTACCGGGTGAGCGCGCCTACTCCTGACGATTCCAGGAAATATGGCGAGCAGGTTGCCGAGATCCTGCGGGCTTCCGGGCTTGTGCAGACCGTCAATTTCGACTGGGGCGAGAAGAACAAGGCGCTGCGCATCGTCGTGAACCAGGATCGCGTCCGGCAGGCGGGACTAAGTTCCGAACAGCTTTCCCAGGCGCTCAACCGGGTGCTCAACGGTTCGACGGTCACCCAACTGCGCGATTCCATCTATCTGGTCGACGTCGTGGCTCGCGCCCAGAACGACGAGCGCTCCAGCATCGAAGCGTTGCGCCACCTGCAGATTACCACGCCTACCGGTGCATCCGTGCCGTTGCGCGAGCTCGCCGATTTCAAATACGAGCTCGACGAAGGGTATGTCTGGAGGCGCGGGCGCCTGCCCACCATCACAGTGCAGGCCCAGCCGCTGCCGGGACTGCAGCCCGCCTTCGTTCACCAGCGCATCGCTGGCGCGCTGGAGGCGCTTTCCAAGTCGATGCCGGCGGAAACATCGCTCGAGATCGGCGGCACGGTGGAAAAAAGCGCGCTTAGCAACGCCGCCCTGCTGGCCCAGTTCCCGCTGATGGTCACGTTGATGCTTACCGTGTTGATGGTCCAGCTCGGCAGCTTCCGCCAATTGGCGATGGTAATCAGCGTGGCGCCCCTCGGCCTGATTGGAGTTGCCATCGCGCTGCTCACCACCAGTACGCCAATGGGCTTCATCGCGACGCTCGGCATCATTGCGCTCGCCGGCATGATCATCCGTAACTCGGTGATCCTGGTGCACCAGATCGAGCATGAGCGGGCTCAGGGGGTCGAGCCCTGGAACGCGGTGATCGACGCGACCGTCCATAGGTTCCGGCCGATAATGCTGACTGCGGCCGCGGCGATCCTCGGCATGATTCCGATCATGCACGACGTTTTCTGGGGGCCCATGGCTTATGCCGTCGTCGGCGGACTTGCCGTCGCCACCATGCTGACGCTGGTCTTCCTGCCGGCGCTTTATGTGGCAGTGAACGGCATTCAGGAAAAGGACGAGCCGTCGACTATAGTCGAGCCACACGCCAGTTCAATTCCGGTCCTGGCGTTGGTGGATTAG
- a CDS encoding ArdC family protein, translating into MTKHLTQAAPARASLYDDITTKIIAELEDGRLPWVQPWGTSAAKAPLAMPRNASSGRRYSGINVLILWGAVIEHGFPGQSWLTFRQALSLGGNVRKGEHGTSVVYADRFVPEDEKKRAGECGDNARAIPFLRRFTVFNAAQCDNLPEDVAVQTAPPTPGLVEPRVEALIKATGIDFRIGGNNAFYACGPDFVQVPPPQAFFEPINWHRTALHELGHATGHASRVGRDLSGSFGSKKYAFEELVAEIAAAFCCASLAIVPTVRHADYIGSWLEVLRDDNRAIVRAASQASRAADWLLDFLPEHRDLPRT; encoded by the coding sequence ATGACCAAGCATCTTACCCAGGCTGCCCCCGCAAGGGCGAGCCTCTATGACGACATCACCACCAAGATCATCGCCGAGCTGGAGGACGGCCGGCTGCCTTGGGTGCAGCCCTGGGGCACGTCGGCGGCGAAAGCGCCGCTCGCCATGCCGAGGAACGCCTCGAGTGGACGCCGCTATTCCGGCATCAACGTCCTGATCCTGTGGGGCGCGGTAATAGAGCACGGCTTTCCCGGGCAGAGCTGGCTGACCTTCCGCCAGGCGCTTTCGCTTGGCGGAAATGTGCGCAAAGGAGAGCACGGCACGAGCGTCGTCTATGCAGACCGCTTCGTGCCGGAGGACGAGAAAAAGCGCGCCGGCGAATGCGGCGACAACGCTCGGGCCATACCTTTCCTGAGGCGCTTTACCGTATTCAACGCTGCGCAATGCGACAACCTGCCCGAGGACGTTGCCGTTCAGACTGCGCCACCCACCCCAGGGCTTGTCGAGCCTCGCGTCGAGGCCCTCATCAAGGCGACCGGCATTGATTTCCGGATCGGTGGCAACAACGCCTTCTACGCGTGCGGGCCGGATTTCGTGCAGGTTCCGCCGCCGCAGGCCTTCTTCGAGCCGATCAATTGGCATCGTACGGCACTGCACGAACTCGGTCACGCCACCGGCCATGCCTCGCGGGTCGGGCGCGACCTTTCGGGATCCTTTGGCAGCAAGAAATACGCTTTCGAAGAGCTCGTCGCTGAGATCGCCGCGGCTTTCTGCTGCGCCTCGCTGGCCATCGTGCCGACGGTTCGACACGCTGATTATATCGGCTCCTGGCTGGAGGTGCTGAGAGACGACAACCGTGCCATCGTACGCGCCGCATCCCAGGCAAGCAGGGCGGCTGACTGGCTGCTCGATTTCCTGCCGGAGCATCGCGACCTTCCGCGCACCTAG